In Bacillota bacterium, the DNA window CAATTTGTCCGGGTCTATATCAACTGCTATCACCTTGCCGCACCCTGCATTTATCAATAGCTGAATAATAAGAAGGCCTATCATTCCCGCTCCGACTACGACAACATTATCATTAAGCTTTAAACTAGTCCTGTTTAGAGCATGAAGAGCAATAGAAAGCGGCTCAACCATTGCAGCCCTTTCAAAAGATACAGTATCGGGAATTCTGTAAAGTATATGTTGAGGTACAGCCACATACTCAGCGAATGCGCCATTTTGACGGTATTCACTGCAGGATACCCCTAATACACGCCTGTTGTCACATAGGTTGATTTTCCCATTAAAACAGTAATAACACTTGCCGCAGTATATTGTAGAATCAAAGGTTACCCGGTCTCCCGGCTTAAAATTCCTCACGTTACTCCCGGTTTTATCAATAACACCGGAAGCTTCATGACCCATAATAATAGGGGGAATTCTACGCCCTGTACTTCCGTCCATACCGTGCACATCACTTCCGCAAATAGAACATGCCTTTACCCTTATTAATACATCCTCAGGACCTATTTCGGGAGTTGGTACGTCCTCCACTTCAAACTTTTTATAATCTTTTAAAACTAGGGCTTTCACACTATCACATCCTTATTATAGAATTAATGTAATTTTAATATAATTACATATGCATTATTAAACTCTTAACTTTATGCCTAACTTTATGCTGGCCTACTTAAGAACTG includes these proteins:
- a CDS encoding galactitol-1-phosphate 5-dehydrogenase translates to MKALVLKDYKKFEVEDVPTPEIGPEDVLIRVKACSICGSDVHGMDGSTGRRIPPIIMGHEASGVIDKTGSNVRNFKPGDRVTFDSTIYCGKCYYCFNGKINLCDNRRVLGVSCSEYRQNGAFAEYVAVPQHILYRIPDTVSFERAAMVEPLSIALHALNRTSLKLNDNVVVVGAGMIGLLIIQLLINAGCGKVIAVDIDPDKLQFAEKFGAFAGIKADGGNVVEEIYNITKNRGVDVSFEVVGISSTLDIAVKCLKKGGLATIVGNLSPVVELPLQLVVTREITLNGSCASAGEYERCLDMIAGGAVDIDTFISAVAPLEEGAAWFKRLYDKEPGLMKVILKP